A stretch of Triticum aestivum cultivar Chinese Spring chromosome 1D, IWGSC CS RefSeq v2.1, whole genome shotgun sequence DNA encodes these proteins:
- the LOC123175389 gene encoding uncharacterized protein, with protein MGNSGSTAPAPLGKTHVPDLEWKVHDFSALVETKAISALSPPFHCSGYKWFLQVNPKHKQDDKGNQYVALSLGISPVCLELGHTVHAEFELSIFKHSKGMYCGSKANYNFDVKNTYSNKECLIPLEELLKSSTFLVDDSCVFGAKILKIDVSSPEKKVVVVQKKATTVQNLFVQKKGFIKGTYTWTMDNFLELDSQRPVRSPTFEVGGQKWYIGMHPRGNRSSTDCLTLGLYLDSSDELFIESRKVVQISLSILDQKNGKYFTKTTGLLVYTCPEGWVLSNFLPLKELNDMSRGYLIESKCVLKADLTIFGSSIDG; from the exons ATGGGCAACTCCGGCAGCACAG CTCCTGCACCGCTAGGAAAGACCCATGTTCCAGATTTAGAATGGAAGGTTCATGACTTCTCAGCGCTAGTTGAGACGAAAGCTATCTCGGCATTATCTCCTCCTTTTCACTGCTCTGGGTACAAGTG GTTCCTGCAAGTGAACCCTAAGCACAAACAAGATGATAAAGGAAATCAATATGTTGCTCTTTCTCTCGGGATATCCCCTGTATGCTTGGAGCTAGGTCACACAGTGCATGCAGAGTTTGAGTTGTCAATATTCAAGCATTCAAAAGGAATGTATTGTGGATCCAAAG CTAACTACAACTTCGATGTCAAGAATACCTACTCAAACAAGGAATGCTTGATTCCTCTTGAGGAGCTACTGAAATCATCTacttttctagttgatgatagctgTGTCTTTGGTGCGAAGATATTAAAAATTGATGTCTCTTCTCCTGAAAAGAAGGTTGTCGTGGTTCAGAAGAAGGCTACCACAGTTCAGAACCTCTTTGTCCAGAAGAAGGGATTCATCAAAGGGACATACACTTGGACCATGGACAATTTCCTAGAGTTGGACTCTCAGCGTCCTGTCCGTTCTCCTACGTTTGAAGTTGGCGGACAAAAATG GTACATCGGCATGCATCCGCGTGGTAACAGGAGCAGCACTGATTGCCTCACCTTGGGCTTGTACCTGGATTCTTCGGATGAGCTCTTTATCGAGTCTAGGAAGGTGGTTCAAATCAGTCTGTCTATCCTGGACCAAAAGAATGGGAAATACTTCACTAAAACTACAG GTCTCTTGGTGTATACATGTCCAGAAGGCTGGGTATTGTCCAACTTCTTGCCACTCAAGGAACTCAATGATATGTCCAGAGGCTATCTTATAGAATCAAAGTGCGTCCTCAAGGCAGATCTCACTATCTTTGGATCATCCATTGACGGCTAG